The following proteins are co-located in the Syngnathus scovelli strain Florida chromosome 5, RoL_Ssco_1.2, whole genome shotgun sequence genome:
- the pgm2 gene encoding phosphopentomutase has translation MDNGFSKTGDTQLDQAVTQWLQYDKNPNTKSAVEKLLKDGAIETLKKCFSSRMEFGTAGLRAAMGPGIACMNDLTVIQTTQGFCRYLEERFGNLKERGVVIGYDARAHPPSGGSSKQFARLAAAVFISRGVPVHLFSDITPTPFVPFTVLHLGLCAGIMVTASHNPKQDNGYKVYWDNGAQIVSPHDKGISKAIAENLEPWSESWNTEGALKSPLLKDPYKDIHTSYFEAIQKHCHHRELNKSSEVKIVHTSVHGVGHTFVQSAFEAFDLHAPYAVAEQKDPDPEFPTVINPNPEEGEGVLTLSFALAETEGATVVLANDPDADRLAAAERQESGRWRVFSGNELGALLGWWMLHCWKAQSPDSGAVKNVYMLASTVSSKILRAIALKEGFHFEETLTGFKWMGNRARELLDRGKTVLFAFEEAIGYMCSPSVLDKDGVSAAAIAGEMVSYLAAERKSLSQQLTAIYKEYGYHYSKNSYFICHDQNVIRSLFERLRNYDGGKDSYPSKCGRFSITSVRDLTTGYDNSQPDNKAILPTSRSSQMITFTFSNGGVATMRTSGTEPKIKYYTELCAAPGNSDSEHLKKELDQLVDAIIENFFEPQKNKLQPKPK, from the exons ATGGATAACGGCTTTTCCAAAACCGGGGACACTCAACTGGACCAGGCTGTCACACAATGGCTGCAATATGACAAG AATCCAAACACCAAATCAGCGGTGGAGAAACTTTTGAAAGACGGCGCCATAGAAACCCTCAAGAAATGTTTCTCATCCAGGATGGAGTTTGGTACGGCAGGTTTGAGGGCTGCTATGGGACCCGGCATAGCCTGTATGAATGACCTCACTGTCATCCAGACTACACAG GGTTTCTGTCGCTACCTAGAAGAACGTTTTGGCAACCTCAAGGAGCGAGGAGTGGTGATCGGCTACGATGCCCGAGCTCACCCTCCCAGCGGGGGCAGCAGCAAACAATTCGCCCGACTTGCTGCTGCTGTGTTCATCAGCCGAGGGGTTCCTGTGCACCTCTTCTCTGACATCACCCCTACTCCCTTTGTG CCTTTCACAGTTTTACACCTCGGTCTGTGTGCTGGCATCATGGTGACGGCCTCACACAACCCCAAACAAGACAACGGTTACAAG GTGTACTGGGACAATGGTGCCCAGATTGTGTCCCCTCACGACAAAGGCATCTCCAAGGCAATAGCGGAGAATCTGGAGCCTTGGTCAGAGTCCTGGAATACAGAGGGAGCCCTGAAGAGCCCCCTGCTCAAAGACCCTTATAAGGACATCCACACTAGCTACTTCGAAGCCATTCAGAAACACTGCCACCACAG GGAATTAAACAAGAGTTCCGAGGTGAAAATCGTCCATACGTCCGTGCACGGTGTTGGCCACACGTTTGTGCAGTCGGCTTTCGAGGCCTTTGACCTTCACGCGCCATATGCTGTGGCGGAACAAAAAGACCCGGACCCTGAGTTCCCCACTGTCATAAACCCTAATCCTGAAGAGGGAGAGGGAGTTTTG ACCCTCTCCTTTGCTTTGGCTGAGACGGAAGGGGCCACTGTGGTGTTGGCCAATGACCCGGATGCTGATCGGCTGGCTGCCGCCGAGAGGCAGGAGAG TGGACGCTGGCGAGTGTTTAGCGGCAATGAGCTGGGAGCATTACTTGGCTGGTGGATGCTCCACTGCTGGAAAGCGCAAAGCCCCGATAGTGGCGCTGTGAAAAACGTCTACATGTTGGCCAGCACTGTTTCATCCAAGATTCTACGTGCCATTGCGCTCAAGGAAGGCTTTCACTTTGAG GAAACACTGACAGGGTTCAAATGGATGGGAAACAGAGCCCGAGAACTTTTGGATCGAGGCAAGACCGTTCTGTTTGCCTTTGAGGAGGCCATCG GGTATATGTGCAGTCCCTCAGTGTTGGACAAAGATGGAGTGAGTGCAGCTGCAATCGCAGGAGAGATGGTCTCCTACTTGGCTGCTGAACGGAAGAGTCTCTCTCAGCAACTCACAGCCATCTATAAAGA aTATGGCTACCACTACAGTAAGAACTCCTACTTCATCTGCCATGACCAGAATGTGATCCGTAGCTTGTTTGAGCGCCTGCGCAACTATGACGGCGGCAAGGACTCCTACCCAAGCAAATGTGGTCGCTTTTCCATCACTTCCGTCCGCGACCTGACCACTGGCTACGACAACAGCCAGCCTGATAACAAGGCT ATTCTTCCCACCTCCCGTTCTAGTCAGATGATCACATTTACCTTCTCCAATGGGGGCGTGGCCACCATGAGAACCAGCGGCACCGAacccaaaatcaaatattaCACTGAGTTGTGTGCAGCCCCCGGTAACAG TGATTCGGAGCACCTGAAGAAGGAACTGGACCAGCTGGTTGATGCCATCATTGAAAACTTCTTTGAGCCACAGAAGAACAAACTGCAACCAAAGCCAAAATAG
- the zcchc7 gene encoding zinc finger CCHC domain-containing protein 7, with protein MYCSYQDRQVLEDDLYRGDGAESEASEAISELEFHLYSQLHYSSNTLELEDGEDEPSQKIDAADKTTETAVNVEVKTKTRPPSSSPVKLQQECNSKFEKQVKKKKGKNVPKVQRPLPKFEEVIVIDSSSDVITISESYSTDDDDDDKGVCALKGGRVRRTLTSTLVKKAPRKKVNDPVTLDSSSPESGSESSLSSNTDSYVVENWMILGQGNQHGDHSIELNLEGSTGSNTDFEENNDATWKVSDKDREAQIFNKSKTAFRRVANRYYTPKNVKSQKLPVCFLCGNPYHTSSECPSKHCNNCGLPGHVSNSCNEKYYYLKQCHRCGMTGHFHDACPEIWRQYHITTKTGPPTRQQQDNGRSPAYCYNCSKIGHFGHGCNQQRMFRWIHVATPFINYYDTMADIKHRQKRMKYKAEELKKNGLVSDNSHSSTPGPKRKKQKISHANNGHLFDNQFDRTVWKHKSSPRHKFFHDRNDSEAKVFPKRGFNKERQQGNAAKQWKPKRPVPKERPAPPKLIIDERLPFSRGGARGEKSKKKKKKYNQASSVEFRDDGRFETTPSKSRKDKHRKRNNFRKKKDTEMYPTDENLFSIPQRKRKQKQRV; from the exons ATGTACTGCAGCTACCAGGACCGGCAGGTGTTGGAGGATGATCTCTACAGGGGAGATGGGGCTGAATCTGAGGCGTCAGAGGCCATCAGTGAGCTGGAGTTCCACCTCTACAGTCAGCTCCACTACTCTTCCAACACCCTGGAGTTGGAAGATGGAGAGGACGAGCCTAGCCAAAAGATTGATGCGGCTGATAAGACTACAGAGACGGCCGTTAATGTAGAAGTTAAAACCAAAACCAGACCACCATCATCCAGTCCTGTCAAACTGCAGCAGGAATGCAACAGCAAGTTTGAGAAGCAGGTCAAAAagaagaagggaaaaaatgtcCCTAAAGTTCAAAGACCATTGCCAAAATTTGAGGAGGTTATTGTCATTGACTCAAGTTCTGACGTTATAACCATATCTGAAAGTTACTccactgatgatgatgacgacgacaaaGGAGTTTGCGCATTGAAGGGAGGCCGTGTACGCCGAACGCTGACATCCACCTTGGTCAAAAAG gCACCCCGTAAAAAGGTGAATGATCCAGTGACTTTGGATTCCAGCAGCCCAGAATCTGGTTCAGAATCTTCTCTTTCATCCAACACTGATTCCTATGTTGTGGAAAACTGGATGATCCTGGGGCAAGGCAACCAGCATGGAGACCATTCCATTGAACTCAACCTGGAAGGTTCTACTGGCAGCAATACAG attttgaagaaaacaacgaTGCCACCTGGAAGGTTTCGGACAAGGACAGGGAG GCTCAAATCTTCAACAAAAGTAAAACAGCCTTTAGACGTGTTGCCAACAGATATTACACGCCAAAGAATGTCAAAAGCCAAAAGTTGCCTGTGTGCTTTCTTTGTGGCAATCCTTACCACACGTCCAGTGAGTGTCCCAGCAAGCACTGCAACAACTGCGGCCTTCCAGGTCACGTGTCCAATTCCTGCAATGAGAAGTATTACTATCTCAAACAGTGCCATCGCTGCGGCATGACGGGCCACTTCCATGAT GCATGTCCAGAGATCTGGAGACAGTACCACATCACG ACCAAGACGGGCCCTCCAACGAGGCAACAGCAGgacaatggccgaagccccgccTACTGCTACAACTGTTCCAAAATAGGACACTTTGGCCAT GGGTGCAACCAGCAGAGGATGTTCAGGTGGATACACGTTGCCACGCCTTTCATCAACTATTATGACACCATGGCAGATATCAAACACAGACAAAAGAGGATGAAGTACAAGGCTGAAG AACTGAAGAAAAATGGCCTTGTATCCGACAACTCCCACTCTTCCACTcctggaccaaagaggaagaaaCAAAAAATCAGCCATGCAAACAATGGCCACCTCTTTGACAATCAATTTGACAGGACTGTTTGGAAGCACAAATCCAGCCCCAGACATAAATTTTTTCACGACAGAAATGACTCTGAGGCTAAGGTATTTCCAAAAAGGGGGTTTAACAAGGAAAGACAACAAGGGAATGCAGCCAAACAGTGGAAACCCAAGAGACCGGTGCCCAAAGAACGCCCCGCACCACCCAAACTCATAATAGATGAAAGGTTGCCTTTCTCCAGAGGGGGAGCCAGAGGGGAAAAatcgaagaagaagaagaagaaatacaACCAAGCTTCATCAGTGGAGTTCAGGGATGATGGTCGTTTTGAGACAACACCTAGCAAGTCAAGAAAAGACAAACATAGAAAGAGAAATAATTTCCGGAAAAAAAAGGACACAGAGATGTATCCAACAGATGAGAATCTGTTTAGCATACCGCAAAGGAAACGCAAGCAAAAGCAACGTGTATGA